A stretch of Panthera tigris isolate Pti1 chromosome E2, P.tigris_Pti1_mat1.1, whole genome shotgun sequence DNA encodes these proteins:
- the MEIOSIN gene encoding meiosis initiator protein isoform X3, which translates to MWHSSRHLCSPEWPRASPLGPSERRQRKNHTSKLQELALLLPMALKKGTKKLTKKEILLHVLHYIQYLQKNIDVAKALLKFHTANGEGGLGGLVRNPAVGPAKLRGSTPSRSPHWRKSRLQGGCRKPRKKKLTGSSERQTRAQKPRRCLALDKPEKWVTPSPEQQAGNVGRTTTPSRCTTSSSHPKAASALPQDDRKGGRSRLTLLDMAENSIHCDISRSSLALGPPQVNSWAVTGHPSEILGLSPSLFSSPGNTLPEQILEDGTEYLMQGLFEEVFLDPESPLPDGLLGVPQNKETPSEAPKDPPDSHSLCQSSVSLDHCYLSLSENSKAPSSSSSENTDEESVWRQLEDDEADPERLQSSSDEDGDYTWTPTRRAATQPSAGRKARKGRAGKGQVGRGQAKPKENKKPPCPTQMKKKCVNGFIMFCRMNRKQYIRACPGTASTAATKELAQLWRVMTQQERRPYCVKARRFSLQHNRIVKQDSSSSDDEDWGTPKPFYQLLAEKARSSSDLASLLPPHN; encoded by the exons GAGGCAAAGGAAAAACCACACCAGCAAACTGCAGGAGCTGGCACTGCTGCTACCCATGGCCCTGAAGAAGGGTACCAAGAAGCTCACCAAG AAGGAGATTCTCCTGCACGTCCTGCACTACATTCAGTACCTCCAGAAAAACATCGATGTGGCCAAGGCCTTGCTCAAATTCCACACCGCCAATGGGGAAGGCGGACTTGGGG GGCTGGTTCGGAACCCGGCCGTGGGCCCAGCAAAGCTGAGAGGCTCCACCCCTTCGCGCTCCCCACACTGGAGGAAGTCCCGTCTCCAGGGAGGCTGCCGGAAACCTCGGAAGAAGAAACTGACCGGATCGTCAG aaCGCCAGACCCGGGCCCAGAAGCCTCGCCGCTGCCTGGCCCTGGACAAGCCCGAGAAGTGGGTAACCCCATCCCCAGAGCAGCAAGCAGGAAATGTGGGGAGGACCACCACTCCTTCAAGATGCACCACCTCCAGCAGTCACCCCAAAGCTGCATCGGCCCTGCCTCAAGAtgacagaaagggaggaaggtCCCGGCTGACGTTGCTGGACATGGCTGAGAACAGCATCCACTGTGACATCTCAA GGAGCTCGCTGGCCTTGGGGCCTCCCCAGGTTAACAGCTGGGCTGTGACAGGCCACCCGAGTGAGATCCTCGGGCTCAGCCCCTCCCTCTTCAGCTCCCCAGGAAACACGCTGCCAGAACAGATCCTGGAGGACGGTACTGAGTACCTGATGCAAG GTCTCTTTGAAGAAGTGTTCCTAGATCCTGAGTCTCCACTCCCCGATGGCTTGCTTGGGGTGCCACAGAACAAG GAGACACCCTCTGAGGCTCCCAAGGACCCCCCCGACTCCCACAGCCTGTGCCAGTCCTCTGTCTCGCTGGACCACTGCTACCTGTCGCTGAGCGAGAACAGCAAGGCGCCGTCCAGCTCCAGCTCTGAGAACACGGACGAAGAGTCGGTGTGGAGGCAGCTAGAG gaCGATGAGGCCGACCCCGAGCGCCTGCAGTCCTCCAGCGATGAGGACGGAGACTACACATGGACCCCCACCAGGCGGGCCGCGACCCAGCCCTCTGCGGGGAGAAAGGCCAGGAAGGGCCGGGCGGGCAAGGgccaggtgggcaggggccaggcgAAGCCCAAGGAGAACAAGAAACCCCCCTGCCCTACCCAGATGAAGAAAAAGTGTGTCAATGGCTTCATCATGTTCTGCAGGATGAACCGGAAACAGTACATCCG AGCCTGCCCTGGGACCGCATCCACGGCTGCCACCAAGGAGCTGGCCCAACTGTGGCGGGTGATGACCCAGCAGGAGCGCAGACCATACTG cgTCAAAGCGCGCAGGTTCAGCCTCCAGCACAACCGGATCGTGAAGCAGGACAGCTCCAGCAGCGACGACGAAGACTGGGGGACCCCCAAGCCCTTCTACCAGCTGCTGGCTGAGAAGGCCCGCTCTTCCTCAGATCTGGCTTCTCTGCTGCCCCCTCACAACTGA
- the MEIOSIN gene encoding meiosis initiator protein isoform X1, with the protein MWHSSRHLCSPEWPRASPLGPSERRQRKNHTSKLQELALLLPMALKKGTKKLTKKEILLHVLHYIQYLQKNIDVAKALLKFHTANGEGGLGGLVRNPAVGPAKLRGSTPSRSPHWRKSRLQGGCRKPRKKKLTGSSERQTRAQKPRRCLALDKPEKWVTPSPEQQAGNVGRTTTPSRCTTSSSHPKAASALPQDDRKGGRSRLTLLDMAENSIHCDISSCCCRVSAQGNGPYLAFKAQQGAEGIHFLNRTQPCPRQKMVFYDSSEEVDKESPDADPWLPAWTPEGSPHGSSLALGPPQVNSWAVTGHPSEILGLSPSLFSSPGNTLPEQILEDGTEYLMQGLFEEVFLDPESPLPDGLLGVPQNKETPSEAPKDPPDSHSLCQSSVSLDHCYLSLSENSKAPSSSSSENTDEESVWRQLEDDEADPERLQSSSDEDGDYTWTPTRRAATQPSAGRKARKGRAGKGQVGRGQAKPKENKKPPCPTQMKKKCVNGFIMFCRMNRKQYIRACPGTASTAATKELAQLWRVMTQQERRPYCVKARRFSLQHNRIVKQDSSSSDDEDWGTPKPFYQLLAEKARSSSDLASLLPPHN; encoded by the exons GAGGCAAAGGAAAAACCACACCAGCAAACTGCAGGAGCTGGCACTGCTGCTACCCATGGCCCTGAAGAAGGGTACCAAGAAGCTCACCAAG AAGGAGATTCTCCTGCACGTCCTGCACTACATTCAGTACCTCCAGAAAAACATCGATGTGGCCAAGGCCTTGCTCAAATTCCACACCGCCAATGGGGAAGGCGGACTTGGGG GGCTGGTTCGGAACCCGGCCGTGGGCCCAGCAAAGCTGAGAGGCTCCACCCCTTCGCGCTCCCCACACTGGAGGAAGTCCCGTCTCCAGGGAGGCTGCCGGAAACCTCGGAAGAAGAAACTGACCGGATCGTCAG aaCGCCAGACCCGGGCCCAGAAGCCTCGCCGCTGCCTGGCCCTGGACAAGCCCGAGAAGTGGGTAACCCCATCCCCAGAGCAGCAAGCAGGAAATGTGGGGAGGACCACCACTCCTTCAAGATGCACCACCTCCAGCAGTCACCCCAAAGCTGCATCGGCCCTGCCTCAAGAtgacagaaagggaggaaggtCCCGGCTGACGTTGCTGGACATGGCTGAGAACAGCATCCACTGTGACATCTCAA GCTGCTGTTGCAGAGTCAGTGCCCAGGGTAATGGGCCCTACCTTGCCTTCAAGGCCCAACAAGGGGCCGAGGGGATCCATTTTCTCAACAGGACACAGCCCTGTCCCAG ACAGAAGATGGTGTTCTACGATTCCAGCGAGGAAGTGGACAAGGAGTCCCCAGATGCTGACCCTTGGCTTCCTGCCTGGACCCCAGAGGGCAGCCCCCATG GGAGCTCGCTGGCCTTGGGGCCTCCCCAGGTTAACAGCTGGGCTGTGACAGGCCACCCGAGTGAGATCCTCGGGCTCAGCCCCTCCCTCTTCAGCTCCCCAGGAAACACGCTGCCAGAACAGATCCTGGAGGACGGTACTGAGTACCTGATGCAAG GTCTCTTTGAAGAAGTGTTCCTAGATCCTGAGTCTCCACTCCCCGATGGCTTGCTTGGGGTGCCACAGAACAAG GAGACACCCTCTGAGGCTCCCAAGGACCCCCCCGACTCCCACAGCCTGTGCCAGTCCTCTGTCTCGCTGGACCACTGCTACCTGTCGCTGAGCGAGAACAGCAAGGCGCCGTCCAGCTCCAGCTCTGAGAACACGGACGAAGAGTCGGTGTGGAGGCAGCTAGAG gaCGATGAGGCCGACCCCGAGCGCCTGCAGTCCTCCAGCGATGAGGACGGAGACTACACATGGACCCCCACCAGGCGGGCCGCGACCCAGCCCTCTGCGGGGAGAAAGGCCAGGAAGGGCCGGGCGGGCAAGGgccaggtgggcaggggccaggcgAAGCCCAAGGAGAACAAGAAACCCCCCTGCCCTACCCAGATGAAGAAAAAGTGTGTCAATGGCTTCATCATGTTCTGCAGGATGAACCGGAAACAGTACATCCG AGCCTGCCCTGGGACCGCATCCACGGCTGCCACCAAGGAGCTGGCCCAACTGTGGCGGGTGATGACCCAGCAGGAGCGCAGACCATACTG cgTCAAAGCGCGCAGGTTCAGCCTCCAGCACAACCGGATCGTGAAGCAGGACAGCTCCAGCAGCGACGACGAAGACTGGGGGACCCCCAAGCCCTTCTACCAGCTGCTGGCTGAGAAGGCCCGCTCTTCCTCAGATCTGGCTTCTCTGCTGCCCCCTCACAACTGA
- the MEIOSIN gene encoding meiosis initiator protein isoform X2 produces the protein MALKKGTKKLTKKEILLHVLHYIQYLQKNIDVAKALLKFHTANGEGGLGGLVRNPAVGPAKLRGSTPSRSPHWRKSRLQGGCRKPRKKKLTGSSERQTRAQKPRRCLALDKPEKWVTPSPEQQAGNVGRTTTPSRCTTSSSHPKAASALPQDDRKGGRSRLTLLDMAENSIHCDISSCCCRVSAQGNGPYLAFKAQQGAEGIHFLNRTQPCPRQKMVFYDSSEEVDKESPDADPWLPAWTPEGSPHGSSLALGPPQVNSWAVTGHPSEILGLSPSLFSSPGNTLPEQILEDGTEYLMQGLFEEVFLDPESPLPDGLLGVPQNKETPSEAPKDPPDSHSLCQSSVSLDHCYLSLSENSKAPSSSSSENTDEESVWRQLEDDEADPERLQSSSDEDGDYTWTPTRRAATQPSAGRKARKGRAGKGQVGRGQAKPKENKKPPCPTQMKKKCVNGFIMFCRMNRKQYIRACPGTASTAATKELAQLWRVMTQQERRPYCVKARRFSLQHNRIVKQDSSSSDDEDWGTPKPFYQLLAEKARSSSDLASLLPPHN, from the exons ATGGCCCTGAAGAAGGGTACCAAGAAGCTCACCAAG AAGGAGATTCTCCTGCACGTCCTGCACTACATTCAGTACCTCCAGAAAAACATCGATGTGGCCAAGGCCTTGCTCAAATTCCACACCGCCAATGGGGAAGGCGGACTTGGGG GGCTGGTTCGGAACCCGGCCGTGGGCCCAGCAAAGCTGAGAGGCTCCACCCCTTCGCGCTCCCCACACTGGAGGAAGTCCCGTCTCCAGGGAGGCTGCCGGAAACCTCGGAAGAAGAAACTGACCGGATCGTCAG aaCGCCAGACCCGGGCCCAGAAGCCTCGCCGCTGCCTGGCCCTGGACAAGCCCGAGAAGTGGGTAACCCCATCCCCAGAGCAGCAAGCAGGAAATGTGGGGAGGACCACCACTCCTTCAAGATGCACCACCTCCAGCAGTCACCCCAAAGCTGCATCGGCCCTGCCTCAAGAtgacagaaagggaggaaggtCCCGGCTGACGTTGCTGGACATGGCTGAGAACAGCATCCACTGTGACATCTCAA GCTGCTGTTGCAGAGTCAGTGCCCAGGGTAATGGGCCCTACCTTGCCTTCAAGGCCCAACAAGGGGCCGAGGGGATCCATTTTCTCAACAGGACACAGCCCTGTCCCAG ACAGAAGATGGTGTTCTACGATTCCAGCGAGGAAGTGGACAAGGAGTCCCCAGATGCTGACCCTTGGCTTCCTGCCTGGACCCCAGAGGGCAGCCCCCATG GGAGCTCGCTGGCCTTGGGGCCTCCCCAGGTTAACAGCTGGGCTGTGACAGGCCACCCGAGTGAGATCCTCGGGCTCAGCCCCTCCCTCTTCAGCTCCCCAGGAAACACGCTGCCAGAACAGATCCTGGAGGACGGTACTGAGTACCTGATGCAAG GTCTCTTTGAAGAAGTGTTCCTAGATCCTGAGTCTCCACTCCCCGATGGCTTGCTTGGGGTGCCACAGAACAAG GAGACACCCTCTGAGGCTCCCAAGGACCCCCCCGACTCCCACAGCCTGTGCCAGTCCTCTGTCTCGCTGGACCACTGCTACCTGTCGCTGAGCGAGAACAGCAAGGCGCCGTCCAGCTCCAGCTCTGAGAACACGGACGAAGAGTCGGTGTGGAGGCAGCTAGAG gaCGATGAGGCCGACCCCGAGCGCCTGCAGTCCTCCAGCGATGAGGACGGAGACTACACATGGACCCCCACCAGGCGGGCCGCGACCCAGCCCTCTGCGGGGAGAAAGGCCAGGAAGGGCCGGGCGGGCAAGGgccaggtgggcaggggccaggcgAAGCCCAAGGAGAACAAGAAACCCCCCTGCCCTACCCAGATGAAGAAAAAGTGTGTCAATGGCTTCATCATGTTCTGCAGGATGAACCGGAAACAGTACATCCG AGCCTGCCCTGGGACCGCATCCACGGCTGCCACCAAGGAGCTGGCCCAACTGTGGCGGGTGATGACCCAGCAGGAGCGCAGACCATACTG cgTCAAAGCGCGCAGGTTCAGCCTCCAGCACAACCGGATCGTGAAGCAGGACAGCTCCAGCAGCGACGACGAAGACTGGGGGACCCCCAAGCCCTTCTACCAGCTGCTGGCTGAGAAGGCCCGCTCTTCCTCAGATCTGGCTTCTCTGCTGCCCCCTCACAACTGA